The genomic window CTTCAAGATGAGATACCTCATTGCATAAGCAAGTAAGGCGTCCTGTAGACGACAGGGTACATAGGCCGGAGGTGGAAGCACGGCAACGTGTGGAGCTGACCGGTACTAATACGCCGAGGCCTTAACCTCTTTTGGTTTCTCTAGTTCCTATGTCTTGGTGTTTATATTTTGAGAAGGTCCTTGGTGACCTTTGCGGAGGGGGTACACCCGGCTCCATGCCGAACCCGGAAGTTAAGCCCTCCAGCGCCGATGGTACTGCGATTTGCTTCGTGGGAGAGTAGGTCGTTGCCAAGGATCTTTTCTATTGCTTTACTAAAAAGGCCCTGTCTCTAAAGAGACAGGGCCTTCTTCATGTTGTAGAATAGACGTCGATGGGAGGGATTTTATGGCTAGAATAGGGGTTATATCCGATACCCACGGAGACCTTCACTGTTGGCAGAAGGCTAGAGGTCTTTGGGGCGATCTGGAAATGATTTTACACTGTGGAGACGTCCTCTCCCATCCTGAGACTGAAGGATCTTTTTATCTGGCCCAGGAAATTAGGTCTCTGTCTATACCGTTTTACGTCGCTAGAGGCAACTGCGATAGAGGTATGGATCGGGAAAAAATAGGCCGATCCTTTGAACCTACGTTAGAACTGAAATGGATGGGACGATCTATACTGATGGCTCACGGGCACGATTTTTCCTCTGTTCGAGAGATAGCCCTTTTAAGAACCCCCAATATAGTTCTGACCGGTCATACCCATATAGCCTCTCTCGTGAGGGAACGTGGAACTATCTACATGAATCCAGGATCCGCCAGCGCCCCTAGAGGCAGAGATCCTGCCA from Dethiosulfovibrio salsuginis includes these protein-coding regions:
- a CDS encoding metallophosphoesterase, with amino-acid sequence MARIGVISDTHGDLHCWQKARGLWGDLEMILHCGDVLSHPETEGSFYLAQEIRSLSIPFYVARGNCDRGMDREKIGRSFEPTLELKWMGRSILMAHGHDFSSVREIALLRTPNIVLTGHTHIASLVRERGTIYMNPGSASAPRGRDPASIAIITEEDLSIVTLEGFILHRERW